The Skermanella pratensis genome has a window encoding:
- the pspC gene encoding envelope stress response membrane protein PspC produces MSWPESPFASPNPHRLYRDRDKGKLFGVCAGLADYFGVDVFLVRLGVALGGVFFTMPIVGAYLLAALVLKHKPARVYASREEEDFWRTVATKPDVTIAGLKHKFREMERRLGGMETYVSSKEFELDRAINDLDR; encoded by the coding sequence ATGAGCTGGCCGGAATCACCCTTCGCCTCGCCCAACCCTCACCGGCTCTACCGGGACAGGGACAAGGGCAAGTTGTTCGGCGTCTGCGCCGGCTTGGCCGATTACTTCGGGGTGGACGTCTTCCTCGTCCGCCTCGGGGTGGCCCTGGGCGGAGTTTTCTTCACCATGCCGATCGTCGGCGCATACCTGCTGGCGGCGCTGGTGCTCAAGCACAAACCCGCGCGGGTCTATGCCAGCCGGGAGGAAGAGGACTTCTGGCGCACGGTCGCGACCAAGCCGGATGTCACCATCGCCGGCCTGAAGCACAAGTTCCGCGAGATGGAACGGCGTCTGGGCGGCATGGAGACTTATGTCTCATCGAAGGAGTTCGAACTGGACAGGGCGATCAACGATCTCGATCGGTGA
- a CDS encoding ABC transporter ATP-binding protein: MARIELRGLAHSYRPDPKGDADYALKPMQHVWEDGGAYALLGPSGCGKTTLLNIISGLLVPSEGQVLFDGRDVTGLPPQERNIAQVFQFPVIYDTMSVFDNLAFPLRNRKIAEPEVRARVEEVADMLELSADLGRRARGLTADQKQKISLGRGLVRSDVAAILFDEPLTVIDPQLKWLLRRKLKQIHDRFRLSLIYVTHDQNEALTFAEQVAVMYDGRVMQLGTPQQLFEVPAHTFVGYFIGSPGMNFLPCRFEGGAAVVDDVRIPLARSVIDHAPHRGVPLEIGIRPEHLGVGASPVNGALPAEIALVEDLGNFKIVTAKLGRHQVKAKLHEDAPVPVERGWLTFPPDRTRLYADGRLVA, from the coding sequence ATGGCACGGATCGAATTGCGCGGCCTCGCCCACTCCTACCGGCCCGACCCCAAGGGCGACGCGGACTATGCGCTGAAGCCGATGCAGCATGTCTGGGAGGACGGCGGCGCCTATGCGCTGCTGGGACCCAGCGGCTGCGGCAAGACCACCCTGCTGAACATCATCTCCGGCCTGCTGGTCCCGAGCGAGGGGCAGGTGCTGTTCGACGGCCGCGACGTGACGGGATTGCCGCCGCAGGAGCGCAACATCGCCCAGGTGTTCCAGTTCCCGGTGATCTACGACACCATGTCGGTGTTCGACAACCTGGCCTTCCCCCTGCGCAACCGGAAGATCGCCGAGCCCGAGGTGCGCGCCCGGGTCGAGGAAGTCGCCGACATGCTGGAGCTGTCGGCCGACCTGGGGCGCAGGGCACGCGGCCTGACCGCCGACCAGAAGCAGAAGATCTCGCTGGGCCGCGGGCTGGTCCGCAGCGACGTGGCGGCGATCCTGTTCGACGAGCCGCTGACCGTGATCGACCCGCAGCTCAAATGGCTCCTGCGGCGGAAGCTGAAGCAGATCCACGACCGGTTCCGGCTGAGCCTGATCTATGTCACCCACGATCAGAACGAGGCGCTGACCTTCGCCGAGCAGGTGGCGGTGATGTATGATGGCCGGGTCATGCAGCTGGGCACGCCGCAGCAGCTGTTCGAGGTGCCGGCCCATACCTTCGTCGGGTATTTCATCGGCAGTCCGGGCATGAACTTCCTGCCCTGCCGGTTCGAGGGCGGCGCGGCGGTCGTGGACGATGTCCGCATCCCGCTCGCCCGGTCGGTGATCGACCATGCGCCGCACCGCGGCGTGCCGCTGGAGATCGGCATCAGGCCGGAGCACCTGGGAGTCGGGGCGTCCCCGGTGAACGGCGCGTTGCCGGCCGAGATCGCGCTGGTCGAGGACCTCGGCAACTTCAAGATCGTCACGGCGAAGCTGGGCCGCCACCAGGTGAAAGCCAAGCTGCACGAGGATGCCCCGGTCCCGGTCGAGCGCGGCTGGCTGACCTTCCCGCCCGACCGCACCCGGCTCTATGCCGACGGCCGGCTGGTCGCCTGA
- a CDS encoding FkbM family methyltransferase yields the protein MTLRANSLLKAYGVLRSALIYRANPLRRRRSREFYGRFLGPGDLAFDIGAHLGDRVRAWRDLGARVVAVEPQPHLAAVLDRFHGHDPSVTLVPAALGAAPGSAELLINRRNPTLSTLSAEWAAEVAASPRFPGERWEERVTVEVTTLDALIAAHGVPRFCKIDVEGFERAVLDGLSRPIECLSFEFIPETPERALACLERLADLGPHRYNVALGEERRLLSGDWLDQGAIVDWLKSRRPADGSGDIYARHVPFRSS from the coding sequence TTGACACTCCGGGCGAATTCACTCCTGAAGGCCTACGGCGTCCTCCGGTCCGCGTTGATCTACCGGGCCAATCCCCTGCGGCGGCGGCGGTCCAGGGAGTTCTACGGCCGTTTTCTCGGTCCCGGCGATCTCGCCTTCGACATCGGGGCGCATCTGGGGGACCGGGTCCGGGCTTGGCGCGACCTGGGCGCCCGGGTCGTCGCGGTCGAGCCGCAGCCCCATCTGGCCGCCGTGCTCGACCGCTTCCACGGACACGACCCTTCGGTAACGCTGGTTCCCGCGGCCCTGGGGGCGGCGCCGGGCAGCGCCGAGCTGCTGATCAACCGGCGCAATCCCACGCTGTCCACCCTGTCGGCGGAATGGGCCGCCGAGGTGGCGGCGTCGCCGCGCTTTCCCGGCGAGCGCTGGGAGGAGCGTGTCACGGTGGAGGTGACGACCCTGGATGCGCTGATCGCCGCGCACGGCGTGCCGCGGTTCTGCAAGATCGACGTGGAGGGCTTCGAGCGGGCGGTGCTCGACGGGCTGTCCCGGCCGATCGAGTGCCTGTCGTTCGAGTTCATTCCCGAAACGCCCGAACGGGCGCTGGCCTGCCTGGAGCGGTTGGCGGACCTGGGGCCGCACCGCTACAACGTGGCGCTCGGCGAGGAGCGGCGCCTGCTGTCCGGGGACTGGCTCGACCAGGGCGCCATCGTGGACTGGCTGAAGTCTCGCCGTCCGGCCGACGGCTCCGGCGACATCTATGCCCGGCATGTTCCTTTTCGATCATCCTGA
- a CDS encoding ABC transporter ATP-binding protein, whose translation MTLVLDRISRVFGGETHLHDLSLTLAPGSLNVLFGPTLAGKTSLMRLMAGLDRPSGGRIIWQGRDVTGRSVRTRDVAMVYQQFVNYPSFTVYDNIASPLKLAGLPKAEVDRKVREAAAIMHIDGLLGRLPAELSGGQQQRTAIARALVKEAGLLLLDEPLVNLDYKLREELRTEMREIFKRRRSIVVYATTEPLEALMLGGTIAVLHEGRLIQAGPTVEVYHGPSSLRVGQVFSDPPLNQVDGVVDGAGVLLADGIRVPAAGHLADLPHGRYRFGVRANHLSVFREHEDDIPVPGTVELAEISGSETFIHVHGRGFAWVVQQEGVHSLGLGEQVTAWVNARRLFAFGADGRLVAAPPRPRLGLAAE comes from the coding sequence ATGACGCTTGTGCTCGACCGGATTTCCCGTGTCTTCGGCGGTGAGACCCACCTTCACGACCTGTCGCTCACGCTTGCGCCGGGGTCCCTCAACGTGCTGTTCGGGCCGACCCTCGCCGGCAAGACGTCTCTGATGCGCCTGATGGCCGGGCTGGACCGGCCGAGCGGCGGGCGCATCATCTGGCAGGGCAGGGACGTGACCGGCCGGTCCGTGCGGACCCGCGACGTGGCGATGGTCTACCAGCAGTTCGTCAACTATCCCTCCTTCACAGTCTACGACAACATCGCCTCCCCGCTGAAGCTGGCGGGCCTGCCGAAGGCCGAGGTCGACCGCAAGGTGCGGGAGGCCGCGGCGATCATGCATATCGACGGGCTTCTGGGCCGCCTGCCGGCCGAACTGAGCGGCGGCCAGCAGCAGCGCACCGCGATCGCCCGCGCGCTGGTCAAGGAGGCGGGGCTGCTGCTGCTGGACGAGCCGCTGGTCAACCTGGACTACAAGCTGCGGGAGGAGCTGCGCACCGAGATGCGCGAGATCTTCAAGCGCCGCCGCTCGATCGTCGTCTACGCCACCACGGAGCCGCTGGAGGCGCTGATGCTCGGCGGCACCATCGCCGTGCTGCACGAGGGCCGGCTGATCCAGGCCGGGCCGACGGTCGAGGTCTACCACGGCCCGTCGTCGCTCCGGGTCGGGCAGGTGTTCAGCGATCCGCCGCTGAACCAGGTGGACGGCGTGGTGGACGGGGCGGGCGTGCTGCTGGCCGACGGCATCCGGGTGCCGGCGGCGGGCCATCTGGCCGACCTGCCCCATGGCCGCTACCGGTTCGGCGTGCGGGCAAACCACCTCTCGGTGTTCCGGGAGCACGAGGACGACATCCCGGTTCCCGGCACGGTCGAGCTGGCCGAGATCAGCGGGTCGGAGACCTTCATCCATGTCCACGGCCGGGGCTTCGCCTGGGTGGTGCAGCAGGAGGGTGTCCACAGCCTGGGGCTGGGCGAGCAGGTCACCGCCTGGGTCAATGCCCGCCGGCTGTTCGCCTTCGGGGCCGACGGGCGGCTGGTCGCCGCACCGCCGCGCCCGCGCCTAGGCCTCGCGGCGGAATAG
- a CDS encoding carbohydrate ABC transporter permease: MSARGKDPGSGFRKRHVGLIVYFVFLLLPIYWLLAMSVKPNQEILSGFSLFPQTVTFANYVTIFTDPSWYTGYLNSIQYVALNTVISLSVALPAAYAFSRYRFLGDKHMFFWLLTNRMAPPAVFLLPFFQLYSTFGLIDTHIAVALAHCLFNVPLAVWILEGFMSGVPREIDETAYIDGYGFPRFFLTIFLPLIRAGIGVTAFFCFMFSWVELLLARTLTSVNAKPIAATMTRTVSAAGMDWGLLAAAGVLTIVPGALVIWFVRNYIAKGFALGRV; the protein is encoded by the coding sequence ATGAGCGCCCGGGGCAAGGATCCCGGCTCCGGCTTCAGGAAGCGCCATGTCGGGCTGATCGTCTATTTCGTCTTCCTGCTGCTGCCGATCTATTGGCTGCTCGCCATGTCGGTGAAGCCGAACCAGGAGATCCTGAGCGGGTTCAGCCTGTTCCCGCAGACGGTCACCTTCGCCAACTACGTGACGATCTTCACCGATCCGTCCTGGTACACGGGCTATCTCAACTCGATCCAGTACGTGGCGCTGAACACGGTGATCTCGCTCAGCGTGGCGCTGCCGGCGGCCTACGCCTTCTCGCGCTACCGGTTCCTGGGCGACAAGCACATGTTCTTCTGGCTGCTGACCAACCGCATGGCGCCGCCGGCGGTGTTCCTGCTGCCGTTCTTCCAGCTCTACTCGACCTTCGGGCTGATCGACACCCACATCGCCGTGGCGCTGGCCCACTGCCTGTTCAACGTGCCGCTGGCGGTCTGGATCCTGGAAGGCTTCATGTCGGGCGTCCCGCGCGAGATCGACGAGACAGCCTATATCGACGGCTACGGCTTCCCGCGGTTCTTCCTGACGATCTTCCTGCCGCTGATCCGGGCCGGGATCGGCGTGACCGCCTTCTTCTGCTTCATGTTCTCGTGGGTCGAGCTTCTGCTCGCCCGCACCCTGACCAGCGTGAACGCCAAGCCGATCGCCGCCACCATGACCCGCACGGTCAGCGCCGCCGGCATGGACTGGGGCCTGCTGGCGGCGGCCGGGGTGCTGACCATCGTGCCCGGCGCGCTGGTGATCTGGTTCGTCCGCAACTACATCGCCAAGGGCTTCGCCCTGGGCCGGGTCTGA
- a CDS encoding carbohydrate ABC transporter permease produces MDNRPYDNKAWLLVLPVFLIVAISAIIPLMTVVNYSVQDILGPFQRVFVGTEWFEQVLNDERLHGAFLRQLVFSACVLLIQIPLGIAVALTLPVRGWQSSLCLVLVALPLLIPWNVVGTIWQLYARPDIGLAGVAVNGIGIPYNYTADAFHAWLTVLIMDVWHWTPLVILLCYAGLRSIPEAFYQAARIDGASAWAVFRYIQLPKMRRVLTIAILLRFMDSFMIYTEPFVLTGGGPGNATTFLSQFLAQIAVGQFDLGPAAAFSLIYFLVILLLSWVFYTYITHTDREDAR; encoded by the coding sequence ATGGACAACCGCCCCTATGACAACAAGGCCTGGCTGCTGGTGCTGCCGGTCTTCCTGATCGTCGCCATCAGCGCGATCATCCCGCTGATGACGGTCGTGAACTATTCGGTCCAGGACATCCTGGGGCCGTTCCAGCGGGTCTTCGTCGGGACCGAGTGGTTCGAGCAGGTGTTGAACGACGAGCGCCTGCACGGCGCCTTCCTGCGCCAGCTCGTCTTTTCCGCCTGCGTGCTGCTGATCCAGATCCCGCTGGGCATCGCGGTGGCCCTGACCCTGCCGGTCAGGGGCTGGCAGTCGTCCCTGTGCCTGGTGCTGGTGGCGCTGCCGCTGCTGATCCCCTGGAACGTGGTCGGCACGATCTGGCAGCTCTACGCCCGGCCGGACATCGGGCTGGCGGGCGTGGCGGTCAACGGCATCGGCATTCCCTACAACTATACCGCCGACGCCTTCCACGCCTGGCTGACCGTCCTGATCATGGACGTCTGGCACTGGACCCCGCTGGTGATCCTGCTGTGCTATGCCGGCCTGCGGTCGATCCCGGAGGCGTTCTACCAGGCCGCCAGGATCGACGGCGCCTCGGCCTGGGCGGTGTTCCGGTACATCCAGCTGCCCAAGATGCGGCGGGTGCTGACCATCGCGATCCTGCTGCGCTTCATGGACAGCTTCATGATCTACACCGAGCCGTTCGTGCTGACCGGGGGCGGCCCCGGCAACGCCACGACCTTCCTGAGCCAGTTCCTGGCGCAGATCGCGGTCGGGCAGTTCGACCTGGGGCCGGCGGCGGCCTTCTCGCTGATCTATTTCCTGGTGATCCTGCTGCTGTCCTGGGTCTTCTACACCTACATCACCCACACCGACCGGGAGGACGCGCGATGA